Proteins from a genomic interval of Thamnophis elegans isolate rThaEle1 chromosome 2, rThaEle1.pri, whole genome shotgun sequence:
- the LOC116524004 gene encoding cuticle collagen 1-like yields MPEVDQSQINHGLMILDTDDLQTQLQQCCQHQNLNCVPCHKCRSQNCPDQIFKGEPGLPGRMGLIGKKGDPGEIGMPGTPGIPGKEGLIGPKGDRGFDGGKGSRGDQGEKGERGTPGIIGSPGPVGNDGPPGPPGPPGNIGPKGPEGIQGQKGWT; encoded by the exons ATGCCTGAGGTTGATCAGTCTCAGATTAATCATGGTTTGATGATTCTCGACACTGACGATCTACAGACTCAGCTGCAGCAATGTTGTCAGCATCAGAATCTGAACTGTGTCCCATGCCACAAGTGTCGATCACAAAACTGTCCTGATCAAATATTTAAA gGAGAGCCAGGGTTACCAGGCCGAATGGGCCTTATTGGAAAGAAGGGTGATCCT GGAGAGATTGGCATGCCTGGGACACCAGGAATCCCTGGGAAGGAAGGCCTCATTGGTCCAAAG GGTGACAGAGGATTTGACGGCGGAAAAGGATCCAGAGGAGATcagggagaaaagggggaaagg GGTACTCCAGGAATTATAGGATCCCCAGGACCTGTAGGGAATGATGGACCCCCTGGTCCTCCTGGTCCACCTGGCAACATTGGCCCCAAAGGCCCAGAAGGAATTCAAGGGCAGAAA GGGTGGACATAA